A portion of the Micromonospora vinacea genome contains these proteins:
- a CDS encoding sensor histidine kinase, giving the protein MAGRAVLPGRLRRRLTIAFVLVAGVSAGLLAGGTGLLLRQSWLDASLREAAADARYQLVLAGQFLPLTEQRSTELLTSFEASGRHVLLVDGPARASHPAYAPVLGTRLRAVVADGRLGYQRSAPTERPRLLVIGGRIPGSTAELYVLTVEDDVATDLGQLRTALVAGWVFVVLLAAAVGHALARRTLEPVGRASRAARALTEGLLATRLPVRGRDEFSVWATTFNEMAEALESKIAALSAAQARERRFTADVAHELRTPVTALVAAASLLREHLDELPDDARPAARLLVGDVVRLRRLVEDLMEISRLDAGREQVAVGPVDALALLHGVVAARGWSPRVRVTGDPVTVRTDRRRLERVLANLVANAVEHGGGEITASVAGAGRLVVFEVTDQGPGIPAEHLSRVFDRFHQVDRSRSTPGSGLGLAIAREHAELLGGALGVRSDPGEGTRFRLELPADGPAGPHCDVPRPDDRADPGRVGPAAGPPGGVG; this is encoded by the coding sequence ATGGCCGGACGCGCGGTGCTTCCGGGCCGCCTGCGGCGCCGGCTGACGATCGCGTTCGTCCTGGTCGCCGGCGTCTCGGCCGGTCTGCTCGCCGGCGGGACCGGGCTGCTGCTGCGACAGTCCTGGCTGGACGCGTCGCTGCGCGAGGCGGCCGCCGACGCCCGCTACCAACTCGTGCTCGCTGGGCAGTTCCTGCCGCTGACCGAGCAGCGCAGCACCGAACTGCTCACCAGCTTCGAGGCCAGCGGTCGGCACGTGCTGCTCGTCGACGGTCCGGCCCGCGCCTCACACCCCGCGTACGCCCCGGTGCTGGGCACCCGGCTGCGGGCCGTCGTCGCGGACGGGCGGCTCGGCTACCAGCGCTCCGCGCCGACGGAGCGGCCTCGGCTGCTGGTGATCGGCGGGCGCATCCCCGGCTCGACGGCCGAGCTGTACGTCCTGACCGTGGAGGACGACGTCGCCACCGACCTGGGTCAGCTGCGCACCGCGCTGGTGGCCGGCTGGGTGTTCGTGGTGTTGCTCGCCGCCGCTGTGGGTCACGCGTTGGCCCGCCGCACGTTGGAGCCGGTGGGCCGGGCCAGCCGGGCCGCCCGAGCGCTCACCGAGGGCCTGCTCGCCACCCGTCTGCCGGTACGCGGGCGCGACGAGTTCAGCGTCTGGGCGACGACGTTCAACGAGATGGCCGAGGCACTGGAGTCGAAGATCGCGGCGCTGTCGGCCGCGCAGGCCCGCGAGCGGCGGTTCACCGCCGACGTCGCGCACGAGCTGCGTACCCCGGTGACCGCGTTGGTGGCCGCGGCGTCGCTGCTGCGCGAGCACCTCGACGAGTTGCCCGACGACGCCCGGCCGGCGGCCCGGTTGCTGGTCGGCGACGTGGTCCGGCTGCGACGGCTGGTCGAGGACCTGATGGAGATCTCCCGGCTGGACGCCGGGCGGGAGCAGGTGGCCGTCGGGCCGGTCGACGCGTTGGCGCTGCTGCACGGTGTCGTCGCTGCGCGCGGCTGGTCGCCGCGGGTGCGGGTCACCGGTGATCCGGTCACGGTGCGCACCGATCGGCGTCGGCTGGAGCGCGTGCTGGCCAATCTGGTCGCCAACGCGGTCGAGCACGGCGGTGGAGAGATCACGGCCAGCGTCGCGGGCGCGGGCCGGCTTGTGGTCTTCGAGGTCACCGACCAGGGGCCCGGCATCCCGGCCGAGCACCTGTCCCGCGTGTTCGACAGGTTCCACCAGGTCGACAGGTCCCGATCCACTCCGGGCAGTGGGCTCGGGCTGGCCATCGCGCGGGAGCACGCCGAGCTGCTCGGCGGCGCGCTGGGCGTGCGTAGCGATCCGGGCGAGGGCACCCGGTTCCGGCTGGAGCTGCCCGCTGACGGCCCCGCCGGTCCGCACTGTGACGTGCCGCGCCCGGACGACCGCGCCGACCCGGGACGGGTTGGGCCTGCCGCTGGCCCGCCGGGCGGTGTGGGATGA
- a CDS encoding response regulator transcription factor gives MDGRVLVVEDDFSIREVTALGLRRAGFRVDTAVDGRQALAAFRAHPVDLIVLDIMLPGLDGLEVCREIRRTSQVPILMLTARTDTIDVVVGLECGADDYLRKPFDLPELVARVRSVLRRVSVPAPSTVLEVDGLEIDPGAFVVRRHGREVTLTATEFRLLLELARRPGQVFTRELLLDLVWNHDFLGDSRLVDVAVQRLRAKIEDDPAQPRLIRTVRGAGYKLSTG, from the coding sequence ATGGACGGCCGTGTGCTGGTGGTCGAGGACGACTTCTCGATCCGGGAGGTCACCGCCCTCGGTCTGCGCCGCGCCGGCTTCCGGGTCGACACCGCCGTGGACGGGCGGCAGGCCCTGGCCGCGTTCCGCGCTCACCCGGTCGACCTCATCGTGCTCGACATCATGCTGCCTGGCCTGGACGGTCTGGAGGTCTGCCGGGAGATCCGGCGAACCAGTCAGGTGCCGATCCTGATGCTGACCGCGCGCACCGACACCATCGACGTGGTGGTGGGGCTGGAGTGCGGTGCGGACGACTACCTGCGTAAACCCTTCGACCTGCCGGAGCTGGTGGCCCGGGTCCGCTCGGTGCTGCGCCGGGTGAGCGTGCCGGCCCCGTCGACAGTTCTCGAGGTCGACGGCCTGGAGATCGACCCGGGTGCCTTCGTGGTCCGCCGGCACGGCCGGGAGGTGACGCTCACCGCCACCGAGTTCCGCCTGCTACTGGAGCTGGCCCGTCGACCCGGTCAGGTCTTCACCCGGGAGCTGCTGCTGGACCTGGTCTGGAACCACGACTTCCTCGGCGACTCCCGCCTGGTCGACGTGGCGGTGCAGCGGCTACGCGCCAAGATCGAGGACGACCCGGCGCAGCCTCGGCTGATCCGGACCGTGCGCGGCGCCGGCTACAAGTTGTCGACGGGCTGA
- a CDS encoding L-rhamnose mutarotase: protein MIRLRPEQRETYLRLHAAVWPSVEKTLREANFSNYTIFLHDDLLFGYYEYVGDDYEADLRLIAADPQTQEWWKLTDPCQESIAEPGSGDWWAPMREVWHLPDEA from the coding sequence GTGATCCGACTCCGCCCCGAGCAGCGAGAGACCTACCTGCGGTTGCACGCCGCGGTCTGGCCGAGCGTCGAGAAGACGCTGCGCGAGGCGAACTTCAGTAACTACACGATCTTTCTCCACGACGACCTGCTCTTCGGCTACTACGAGTACGTCGGCGACGACTACGAGGCCGACCTGCGGCTGATCGCCGCGGACCCGCAGACGCAGGAGTGGTGGAAGCTGACCGATCCGTGTCAGGAGTCGATCGCCGAGCCCGGCTCGGGGGACTGGTGGGCCCCGATGCGCGAGGTCTGGCACCTGCCCGACGAGGCCTAG